Proteins encoded by one window of Nocardioides euryhalodurans:
- a CDS encoding DsrE family protein, whose translation MGKAVVSLATGLEDPEKVTVAFLVAVGAAESGRPTLMFLTKEAVRLGMKGIATGTACAGCPSLEDLMGRYEAAGGRYLVCPLCVDAKGLQDDVLISGAERGGTVPMWEWIGDEGATTFSY comes from the coding sequence ATGGGCAAGGCAGTCGTCTCACTGGCCACCGGGCTGGAGGATCCCGAGAAGGTCACGGTGGCCTTCCTGGTCGCCGTCGGAGCTGCGGAGTCGGGCCGACCGACCCTGATGTTCCTCACTAAGGAAGCAGTCCGGTTGGGGATGAAGGGGATCGCGACGGGGACCGCGTGCGCCGGGTGTCCGTCGCTGGAGGACCTGATGGGTCGTTACGAGGCCGCCGGCGGGCGCTACCTCGTCTGCCCGCTGTGCGTCGACGCCAAGGGGCTGCAGGACGACGTCCTGATCAGCGGCGCCGAGCGGGGCGGCACGGTGCCGATGTGGGAGTGGATCGGCGACGAGGGCGCCACCACCTTCAGCTACTGA
- a CDS encoding DNA-directed RNA polymerase subunit beta' codes for MLDVNFFDQLKIGLATADEIRQWSHGEVKKPETINYRTLKPERDGLFCEKIFGPTRDWECYCGKYKRVRFKGIICERCGVEVTRSKVRRERMGHIELAAPVTHIWYFKGVPSRLGYLLDLAPKDLEKVIYFAAYMITSVDEDARHRDLSSLEGKVQLERERLEKRRDTALEDRTKKLEEDLATLEAEGAKADQRRKVRDGAEREMKQIRDRSQREIDRLDEVWNSFKSLKVQDLMGDELLYREMKAWFGKYFEGHMGATAIQKRLQDFDIEAEVESLRETIATGKGQRKVRALKRLKVVDAFRKTGNQPIGMVLDAVPVIPPDLRPMVQLDGGRFATSDLNDLYRRVINRNNRLKRLLDLGAPEIIVNNEKRMLQEAVDSLFDNGRRGRPVTGPGNRPLKSLSDMLKGKQGRFRQNLLGKRVDYSGRSVIVSGPQLKLHQCGLPKQMALELFKPFVMKRLVDLSHAQNIKSAKRMVERARPVVWDVLEEVITEHPVLLNRAPTLHRLGIQAFEPQLIEGKAIQIHPLVCTAFNADFDGDQMAVHLPLSAEAQAEARILMLSTNNILKPSDGRPVTMPTQDMIIGLFFLTTDRDGEPGEGRSFSSVAEAIMALDRGEISLQSQVRIRFDEVVPPLELDLGAEWEEGTSLTLATTLGRALFNETLPADYPFVNYEVGKKALGAIVNDLAERYTKVEVAASLDALKDAGFHWATRSGVTVSIDDVTTPGNKAEILSDYEKQAEKVQKQFERGLVTDEERRQELIEIWTQASNDVAKAMEGTFDKSNPIYMMVDSGASGNMMQIRQVAAMRGLVANPRGDIIPRPIKANFREGLSVLEYFISTHGARKGLADTALRTADSGYLTRRLVDVSQDVIIREDDCGTERGLPKTIGVRGEDGVVRKDDNAETAAYARSAAVEITHPDSGEVLAAAGEDLGDVKIGELVAAGIEEVKVRSVLTCDAKTGTCAKCYGRSLATGKMVDIGEAVGIIAAQSIGEPGTQLTMRTFHTGGVASADDITQGLPRVVELFEARQPKGLSPISEASGRIEIEETDKTRKVLVTPDDGSDVHEYPVSKRSRLLVADGDHIEVGHQLTVGTPDPKEVLRILGIRRAQQHLVDEVQQVYRSQGVSIHDKHIEIIVRQMLRRVTVIESGDTNLLPSDLVDRIRFEEENRRVVTEGGKPASGRAELMGITKASLATESWLSAASFQETTRVLTDAAINGRSDSLRGLKENVIIGKLIPAGTGLERYRNIRVEPTEEARAAAYSVTGYDSYDYEFGNSGSGQAVALDDFDFGSYQN; via the coding sequence GTGCTTGACGTGAACTTCTTCGACCAGCTCAAGATCGGCCTGGCCACCGCGGACGAGATCCGCCAGTGGAGCCACGGCGAGGTCAAGAAGCCCGAGACCATCAACTACCGCACGCTCAAGCCCGAGCGTGACGGCCTGTTCTGCGAGAAGATCTTCGGTCCCACCCGGGACTGGGAGTGCTACTGCGGCAAGTACAAGCGCGTGCGCTTCAAGGGGATCATCTGCGAGCGCTGCGGCGTCGAGGTGACCCGCTCGAAGGTCCGCCGTGAGCGGATGGGCCACATCGAGCTGGCCGCCCCCGTGACCCACATCTGGTACTTCAAGGGTGTCCCGTCGCGGCTGGGCTACCTGCTCGACCTGGCGCCGAAGGACCTCGAGAAGGTCATCTACTTCGCCGCCTACATGATCACCTCCGTCGACGAGGACGCGCGTCACCGCGACCTGTCCTCGCTCGAGGGCAAGGTGCAGCTGGAGCGCGAGCGCCTCGAGAAGCGGCGCGACACCGCGCTCGAGGACCGCACCAAGAAGCTGGAGGAGGACCTGGCGACCCTCGAGGCCGAGGGTGCCAAGGCCGACCAGCGTCGCAAGGTCCGTGACGGCGCCGAGCGCGAGATGAAGCAGATCCGCGACCGCTCGCAGCGCGAGATCGACCGCCTCGACGAGGTCTGGAACTCCTTCAAGTCGCTCAAGGTCCAGGACCTGATGGGTGACGAGCTCCTCTACCGCGAGATGAAGGCCTGGTTCGGCAAGTACTTCGAGGGCCACATGGGCGCCACGGCGATCCAGAAGCGCCTCCAGGACTTCGACATCGAGGCCGAGGTCGAGTCGCTGCGCGAGACCATCGCGACCGGCAAGGGCCAGCGCAAGGTCCGTGCCCTCAAGCGGCTCAAGGTCGTCGACGCCTTCCGCAAGACCGGCAACCAGCCGATCGGCATGGTCCTCGACGCCGTCCCGGTCATCCCGCCGGACCTGCGGCCGATGGTGCAGCTCGACGGTGGCCGCTTCGCGACCTCCGACCTCAACGACCTGTACCGCCGTGTCATCAACCGGAACAACCGCCTCAAGCGGCTGCTCGACCTCGGTGCGCCCGAGATCATCGTCAACAACGAGAAGCGGATGCTCCAGGAGGCCGTCGACTCGCTGTTCGACAACGGCCGCCGCGGTCGTCCCGTCACCGGCCCGGGCAACCGGCCGCTGAAGTCGCTGTCCGACATGCTCAAGGGCAAGCAGGGCCGGTTCCGCCAGAACCTCCTCGGCAAGCGTGTCGACTACTCCGGCCGTTCGGTCATCGTGTCCGGCCCGCAGCTGAAGCTGCACCAGTGCGGCCTGCCCAAGCAGATGGCGCTGGAGCTGTTCAAGCCGTTCGTCATGAAGCGGCTGGTCGACCTGTCGCACGCCCAGAACATCAAGTCCGCCAAGCGGATGGTGGAGCGCGCGCGCCCGGTCGTGTGGGACGTCCTGGAAGAGGTCATCACCGAGCACCCGGTGCTGCTCAACCGTGCACCCACGCTGCACCGCCTCGGCATCCAGGCCTTCGAGCCGCAGCTGATCGAGGGCAAGGCCATCCAGATCCACCCGCTCGTCTGCACGGCGTTCAACGCCGACTTCGACGGTGACCAGATGGCGGTGCACCTGCCGCTGTCCGCCGAGGCCCAGGCCGAGGCGCGGATCCTGATGCTGTCGACGAACAACATCCTCAAGCCGTCCGACGGCCGGCCGGTGACGATGCCGACCCAGGACATGATCATCGGTCTGTTCTTCCTGACGACCGACCGTGACGGCGAGCCGGGCGAGGGTCGTTCCTTCAGCTCGGTCGCCGAGGCGATCATGGCCCTCGACCGCGGCGAGATCAGCCTGCAGAGCCAGGTACGGATCCGCTTCGACGAGGTCGTCCCGCCGCTCGAGCTCGACCTGGGCGCGGAGTGGGAGGAGGGCACGTCCCTCACCCTGGCGACCACGCTGGGCCGGGCGCTGTTCAACGAGACCCTGCCCGCCGACTACCCCTTCGTGAACTACGAGGTGGGCAAGAAGGCCCTGGGCGCGATCGTCAACGACCTCGCCGAGCGCTACACCAAGGTCGAGGTCGCCGCGTCGCTGGACGCCCTCAAGGACGCCGGCTTCCACTGGGCCACGCGTTCGGGCGTCACGGTGTCGATCGACGACGTGACCACGCCGGGCAACAAGGCCGAGATCCTCTCGGACTACGAGAAGCAGGCCGAGAAGGTCCAGAAGCAGTTCGAGCGCGGTCTGGTCACCGACGAGGAGCGCCGCCAGGAGCTCATCGAGATCTGGACGCAGGCCTCCAACGACGTCGCCAAGGCGATGGAGGGGACCTTCGACAAGTCGAACCCGATCTACATGATGGTCGACTCGGGTGCGTCCGGAAACATGATGCAGATCCGTCAGGTGGCCGCCATGCGTGGTCTGGTGGCCAACCCGCGAGGCGACATCATCCCGCGGCCGATCAAGGCGAACTTCCGTGAGGGCCTGTCGGTCCTGGAGTACTTCATCTCCACGCACGGTGCCCGCAAGGGTCTCGCCGACACCGCGCTGCGGACCGCCGACTCGGGCTACCTGACGCGTCGTCTGGTCGACGTGTCGCAGGACGTCATCATCCGTGAGGACGACTGCGGCACCGAGCGTGGGCTGCCGAAGACGATCGGCGTCCGGGGCGAGGACGGAGTGGTCCGCAAGGACGACAACGCCGAGACCGCGGCGTACGCCCGCTCGGCGGCCGTCGAGATCACCCACCCCGACTCCGGTGAGGTGCTCGCCGCTGCCGGCGAGGACCTCGGTGACGTCAAGATCGGTGAGCTCGTCGCGGCCGGCATCGAGGAGGTCAAGGTCCGCTCCGTGCTGACCTGTGACGCCAAGACCGGCACCTGCGCGAAGTGCTACGGCCGCTCGCTGGCCACCGGCAAGATGGTCGACATCGGCGAGGCCGTCGGCATCATCGCCGCCCAGTCGATCGGTGAGCCCGGCACGCAGCTGACGATGCGTACCTTCCACACCGGTGGTGTGGCCTCGGCCGACGACATCACGCAGGGTCTGCCCCGTGTGGTCGAGCTGTTCGAGGCGCGTCAGCCCAAGGGACTCTCGCCGATCTCGGAGGCCAGCGGCCGGATCGAGATCGAGGAGACCGACAAGACCCGCAAGGTCCTGGTCACCCCGGACGACGGCTCCGACGTCCACGAGTACCCCGTCAGCAAGCGGTCCCGCCTGCTGGTCGCCGACGGCGACCACATCGAGGTGGGCCACCAGCTGACCGTCGGTACTCCCGACCCCAAGGAGGTGCTCCGGATCCTCGGCATCCGCCGGGCCCAGCAGCACCTCGTGGACGAGGTCCAGCAGGTCTACCGCTCGCAGGGCGTGTCGATCCACGACAAGCACATCGAGATCATCGTGCGGCAGATGCTGCGTCGCGTGACGGTCATCGAGTCCGGTGACACCAACCTGCTTCCCTCGGACCTGGTCGACCGGATCCGCTTCGAGGAGGAGAACCGTCGGGTGGTGACCGAGGGCGGCAAGCCGGCCTCGGGTCGTGCCGAGCTGATGGGCATCACCAAGGCGTCGCTGGCCACCGAGTCGTGGCTGTCGGCGGCCTCCTTCCAGGAGACGACCCGCGTCCTCACCGACGCGGCGATCAACGGTCGCAGCGACTCGCTGCGCGGCCTGAAGGAGAACGTGATCATCGGCAAGCTGATCCCGGCCGGAACCGGACTGGAGCGCTACCGCAACATCCGGGTGGAGCCGACCGAGGAGGCCCGTGCCGCGGCGTACTCCGTCACCGGCTACGACTCCTACGACTACGAGTTCGGCAACTCCGGCAGCGGCCAGGCCGTTGCCCTGGACGACTTCGACTTCGGGTCGTACCAGAACTGA
- a CDS encoding serine hydrolase domain-containing protein, giving the protein MEQGDAWQQVERRLEELAAADRFSGVVLVTRGAETLLTCGAGVADRAAGTPVTLRTRFAVASLSKMFTAAAVLSCVRDGLLHPHDRVVDLLPAARRPRTMRDAVTVHHLLTHTSGIGDYAEEDEDLPGYVADYGSLWRERPSYAMERPDDYLPLYADAAPVAEPGTAFHYCNGAYVLLGAVLEEVTGLDVVTVITQRVLVPVGMADSGYLRLDDAHPDVALAYLPRTDPSAPWRTNVFSVPVVGGGDGGALVTAPDVDRFLRAIAGGDLLGEELTATMRTPYVRVDHEAAMGYGIFLLDEGGFGHGGGDPGVETGARHLPDQDVSIVVLCNGEDMLDEAWDLVEAALATA; this is encoded by the coding sequence ATGGAGCAGGGGGACGCCTGGCAGCAGGTCGAGCGCCGTCTGGAGGAGCTGGCGGCGGCAGACCGTTTCTCCGGCGTCGTGCTGGTGACCCGAGGCGCCGAGACGCTGCTGACGTGCGGCGCCGGCGTGGCCGACCGGGCCGCGGGGACGCCGGTCACGCTGCGCACCCGCTTCGCGGTCGCCTCGCTCTCGAAGATGTTCACCGCCGCGGCCGTGCTCAGCTGCGTCCGCGACGGGCTGCTCCACCCTCACGACCGCGTCGTCGACCTGCTTCCGGCCGCGCGCCGGCCGCGGACGATGCGCGACGCGGTGACCGTCCACCACCTGCTGACCCACACCTCCGGCATCGGTGACTACGCCGAGGAGGACGAGGACCTGCCCGGCTACGTCGCCGACTACGGGTCGCTGTGGCGCGAGCGGCCGTCGTACGCGATGGAGCGGCCCGACGACTACCTCCCGCTCTACGCCGACGCCGCCCCGGTGGCGGAGCCCGGAACCGCCTTCCACTACTGCAACGGGGCGTACGTCCTGCTCGGCGCGGTGCTCGAGGAGGTCACCGGGCTCGACGTGGTCACGGTGATCACCCAGCGGGTCCTCGTGCCCGTGGGGATGGCGGACAGCGGCTACCTCCGCCTCGATGACGCCCACCCGGACGTGGCCCTCGCCTACCTGCCCCGGACCGACCCGTCCGCGCCGTGGCGCACCAACGTCTTCTCGGTCCCGGTGGTCGGGGGAGGGGACGGCGGGGCGCTGGTGACCGCACCCGACGTCGACCGGTTCCTCCGGGCGATCGCGGGCGGCGACCTGCTGGGGGAGGAGCTCACGGCCACGATGCGCACGCCGTACGTCCGCGTCGACCACGAGGCTGCGATGGGCTACGGGATCTTCCTGCTCGACGAGGGCGGTTTCGGCCACGGCGGTGGGGACCCGGGCGTGGAGACCGGCGCCCGCCACCTCCCCGACCAGGACGTGTCGATCGTCGTCCTCTGCAACGGCGAGGACATGCTCGACGAGGCGTGGGACCTCGTCGAGGCCGCCCTGGCCACGGCGTGA
- a CDS encoding geranylgeranyl reductase family protein, which yields MSLPSRTDVLVVGAGPAGSAAAAWAARAGLETLLVDAAVFPRDKTCGDGLTPRAVGELQQLGLEDWLRAHTVNQGLRAHGFGQTLLLPWPGGTLPAWGSAVARTELDDHLRTTAIKAGAQAVDGVRAVDVRMDGDRVAAVTFAAGEERVEVACERLVVADGVRSPLGKLLGREWHRDTVYGVAGRSYVGSGMSDDPWISSHLELRGTGGEILSGYGWIFPLGTGEVNLGVGTLATAKRPANIAIKPLMGFYAEQRREEFDLSGDLRAPTSALLPMGGAVSQVAGRNWALIGDAAGCVNPLNGEGIDYGLETGRLVVETMTTHDDLGSVWPALLTEHYGEAFSIARRLAGLVTVPGLLARLGPVGMRSDWMMTLALRWMGNLVTDEDRDRAARVWRWAGRRSIARDARPPFV from the coding sequence GTGAGCCTGCCCTCCCGCACCGACGTCCTCGTGGTCGGCGCCGGCCCCGCCGGGTCGGCCGCCGCGGCCTGGGCGGCCCGGGCCGGTCTGGAGACGCTGCTGGTCGACGCCGCGGTGTTCCCGCGCGACAAGACCTGCGGCGACGGGCTCACGCCCCGCGCGGTGGGCGAGCTGCAGCAGCTGGGCCTCGAGGACTGGCTGCGGGCGCACACCGTCAACCAAGGGCTGCGGGCGCACGGCTTCGGACAGACCCTGCTGCTGCCGTGGCCGGGCGGGACCCTTCCGGCGTGGGGCTCGGCCGTCGCCCGGACCGAGCTCGACGACCATCTGCGCACGACCGCGATCAAGGCCGGGGCGCAGGCCGTCGACGGCGTGCGGGCGGTCGACGTCCGCATGGACGGCGACCGGGTCGCCGCGGTCACCTTCGCCGCGGGCGAGGAGCGTGTCGAGGTCGCCTGCGAGCGGCTGGTCGTGGCCGACGGCGTCCGCTCGCCGCTCGGCAAGCTGCTGGGCCGGGAGTGGCACCGCGACACCGTCTACGGCGTCGCCGGTCGCAGCTACGTCGGGTCCGGGATGTCGGACGACCCGTGGATCAGCTCCCACCTCGAGCTGCGCGGCACCGGCGGCGAGATCCTCAGCGGCTACGGCTGGATCTTCCCGCTCGGCACCGGTGAGGTGAACCTCGGCGTCGGCACGCTCGCCACCGCGAAGCGGCCCGCCAACATCGCGATCAAGCCCCTCATGGGCTTCTACGCCGAGCAGCGCCGCGAGGAGTTCGACCTCTCGGGCGACCTGCGCGCACCGACGTCGGCGCTGCTGCCGATGGGCGGTGCCGTCTCGCAGGTGGCCGGCCGCAACTGGGCGCTGATCGGCGACGCCGCCGGCTGCGTGAACCCGCTCAACGGCGAGGGCATCGACTACGGCCTCGAGACGGGTCGGCTGGTCGTCGAGACGATGACGACGCACGACGACCTGGGATCGGTCTGGCCGGCGCTCCTCACCGAGCACTACGGCGAGGCGTTCTCGATCGCGCGGCGGCTCGCCGGGCTCGTGACCGTCCCCGGGCTGCTGGCGAGGCTCGGACCTGTCGGGATGCGGTCGGACTGGATGATGACCCTCGCGCTGCGCTGGATGGGCAACCTGGTCACCGACGAGGACCGTGACCGGGCCGCCCGCGTGTGGCGCTGGGCCGGTCGCCGGTCGATCGCCCGGGACGCCCGGCCCCCGTTCGTCTGA
- a CDS encoding phytoene desaturase family protein: MNAHSYDAIVVGGGHNGLTNAAYLAKAGLRTLVLERRGMVGGAAITEELVPGFSFTTFSYALSLLRPEIIHELDLVRHGFMPLMMPSSFHPTGDGDYLLLGDDHQQNLQEIRRHSPRDADAYERYHHDLDKVCQAIRPLFDSAPPDIFGTDPEDQADVAWLLKQLGSVERSVLHDTVRLLTGSASDWLDDYFTHEAIKGFHASSSIIGSKVGPMSPGSGLVLLFHKMGEHDGHLGSWAFHKGGNGGFTQVLARAAEAYGAEIRLEAPVTSVLHQDGRAVGVALEDGTEFRAPVVVSALDPRRTFLELVDPRELPGDLVDNVERMKFRGVSAKVNFALDGLPVFPALPDTVDHFGGFLNIGPTIEYVERAFDAAKYGWYSEQPFIDAAVQSVVDPDMAPPGKHVMSCFVQYAPYELRGSDWETEREPFGDKAQAVLESHFPGFGDLVLHREVVTPVDIERVTGLTEGNIFAGEFLAPQMYFFRPAPGWSQYATPIDGYYQCGSGTHPGGCVIGAPGKLASERILRDRRR; the protein is encoded by the coding sequence ATGAATGCCCACAGCTACGACGCCATCGTCGTCGGTGGCGGCCACAACGGCCTCACCAACGCCGCCTACCTCGCCAAGGCCGGCCTCCGCACCCTCGTGCTCGAGCGCCGCGGCATGGTCGGTGGCGCGGCCATCACCGAGGAGCTGGTGCCCGGCTTCTCGTTCACGACGTTCTCCTACGCCCTGAGCCTGCTACGGCCCGAGATCATCCACGAGCTCGACCTGGTCCGCCACGGCTTCATGCCGCTGATGATGCCCTCGTCCTTCCACCCGACGGGCGACGGCGACTACCTCCTCCTCGGTGACGACCACCAGCAGAACCTGCAGGAGATCCGTCGCCACTCCCCGCGCGACGCCGATGCCTACGAGCGCTACCACCACGACCTCGACAAGGTGTGCCAGGCGATCCGGCCGCTGTTCGACTCCGCCCCACCCGACATCTTCGGCACCGACCCCGAGGACCAGGCCGACGTGGCGTGGCTGCTGAAGCAGCTCGGCTCCGTGGAGCGCTCGGTGCTCCACGACACGGTCCGGCTGCTGACCGGCAGCGCCTCGGACTGGCTCGACGACTACTTCACCCACGAGGCGATCAAGGGCTTCCACGCCTCCTCCAGCATCATCGGCTCCAAGGTCGGGCCGATGTCACCGGGTTCGGGCCTGGTGCTGCTGTTCCACAAGATGGGCGAGCACGACGGCCACCTCGGCTCGTGGGCCTTCCACAAGGGCGGGAACGGCGGGTTCACCCAGGTGCTGGCGCGCGCCGCCGAGGCGTACGGCGCCGAGATCCGGCTCGAGGCGCCGGTCACCTCGGTCCTCCACCAGGACGGCCGAGCCGTGGGCGTCGCGCTCGAGGACGGCACCGAGTTCCGGGCACCCGTCGTGGTCTCGGCACTCGACCCGCGGCGCACGTTCCTGGAGCTCGTCGACCCGCGCGAGCTCCCGGGCGACCTGGTCGACAACGTGGAGCGGATGAAGTTCCGGGGCGTGTCGGCCAAGGTCAACTTCGCCCTCGACGGGCTGCCCGTCTTCCCGGCGCTGCCGGACACCGTCGACCACTTCGGCGGGTTCCTGAACATCGGCCCGACCATCGAGTACGTCGAGCGCGCCTTCGACGCCGCGAAGTACGGCTGGTACAGCGAGCAGCCCTTCATCGACGCCGCGGTGCAGTCGGTCGTCGACCCCGACATGGCGCCTCCCGGCAAGCACGTCATGTCGTGCTTCGTGCAGTACGCCCCCTACGAGCTCCGCGGCAGCGACTGGGAGACCGAGCGGGAGCCGTTCGGCGACAAGGCACAGGCGGTCCTGGAGTCCCACTTCCCCGGGTTCGGCGACCTGGTGCTCCACCGCGAGGTGGTCACCCCCGTCGACATCGAGCGGGTCACGGGCCTCACGGAGGGCAACATCTTCGCCGGCGAGTTCCTGGCGCCGCAGATGTACTTCTTCCGCCCCGCGCCGGGCTGGAGCCAGTACGCGACGCCGATCGACGGCTACTACCAGTGCGGCTCGGGAACCCATCCCGGCGGCTGCGTGATCGGCGCCCCCGGCAAGCTCGCCAGCGAGCGGATCCTGCGCGACCGCCGCCGCTGA
- a CDS encoding alpha/beta fold hydrolase encodes MVGVADDGVRQVVRFCRSSDGVNIAYAVHGSGPPLVVDACWMSHLDFDWDSPIWRHYLVELGRIATVIRFDERGHGLSDRDVDDLGLERRVDDLAAVVDDAGLDRFAVLAMAQGGPVTLHYMARNPGRVTRLVCASTYAGGSGHVTEDDLALEEAFEALIRAGWDRKDPAFRRVFTSMMIPDATEEQMRWLDELHNKAVTAPTAYAARRARRDADASDLMARVDVPTLVLHSRDERMNDFEQARRLARGIPGARLVALESRNHILLEDEPAWPVFLREVTAFLAADRDAADPAGSPVTALLTERELDVLALAAEGRDNAAIADRMVLSPRTVERHLQNIYLKLGLTGTTARTAAVARFLTGR; translated from the coding sequence ATGGTCGGAGTCGCAGATGACGGCGTCCGTCAGGTCGTCCGCTTCTGCCGGTCGTCCGACGGCGTGAACATCGCGTACGCCGTGCACGGGTCCGGTCCGCCGTTGGTCGTCGACGCGTGCTGGATGAGCCACCTCGACTTCGACTGGGACAGCCCGATCTGGCGGCACTACCTCGTCGAGCTCGGCCGGATCGCGACGGTGATCCGGTTCGACGAGCGGGGCCACGGCCTCTCCGACCGCGACGTCGACGACCTGGGCCTCGAGCGGCGGGTCGACGACCTCGCCGCGGTGGTCGACGACGCCGGGCTGGACCGTTTCGCGGTGCTGGCGATGGCGCAGGGCGGGCCGGTGACGCTGCACTACATGGCTCGCAACCCCGGACGGGTCACCCGGCTGGTCTGCGCCAGCACCTACGCCGGAGGCTCGGGCCACGTCACCGAGGACGACCTCGCGCTGGAGGAGGCGTTCGAGGCGCTGATCCGGGCCGGGTGGGACCGCAAGGACCCGGCCTTCCGGCGGGTCTTCACCTCGATGATGATCCCCGACGCGACCGAGGAGCAGATGCGGTGGCTCGACGAGCTCCACAACAAGGCCGTGACCGCGCCCACGGCGTACGCCGCCCGCCGTGCCCGGCGTGACGCCGACGCCAGCGACCTGATGGCGAGGGTGGACGTGCCCACGCTGGTGCTCCACTCGCGCGACGAGCGGATGAACGACTTCGAGCAGGCCCGCAGGCTGGCCCGCGGCATCCCCGGCGCCCGGCTGGTCGCGCTGGAGAGCCGCAACCACATCCTGCTGGAGGACGAACCGGCCTGGCCGGTCTTCCTGCGCGAGGTGACGGCCTTCCTCGCGGCCGACCGGGACGCCGCGGACCCGGCGGGGTCCCCGGTGACGGCGCTGCTCACCGAGCGCGAGCTCGACGTCCTCGCGCTGGCGGCCGAAGGCCGTGACAACGCGGCCATCGCCGACCGGATGGTGCTCAGCCCCCGCACCGTCGAGCGGCACCTGCAGAACATCTACCTCAAGCTCGGCCTCACCGGGACCACGGCCCGGACCGCGGCCGTGGCGCGCTTCCTCACCGGCCGCTGA
- a CDS encoding DUF429 domain-containing protein, whose amino-acid sequence MIPPVLGVDACRAGWVGASLRDGRVELLTAPTVAALVARLAVAPAVVGIDIPIGLPDTGHRLADVAARTELPVGRKSSVFPTPARAAVAATTWQEANAANRSATGKGLSHQAFNLCGKVAEVDAWVRGGLGLVVIEVHPEVSFTALGADTLASKKTAAGRATREAALRAAGIVVPADLRGPGVGADDALDACAVAWTALRHARGESRTLPEVAERFSDGLAAAIHV is encoded by the coding sequence GTGATCCCGCCGGTCCTGGGTGTCGACGCCTGCCGCGCCGGCTGGGTCGGTGCGTCGCTGCGCGACGGCCGGGTCGAGCTGCTGACGGCGCCCACCGTCGCCGCCCTGGTCGCTCGGCTCGCGGTCGCGCCGGCCGTCGTCGGCATCGACATCCCGATCGGGCTCCCCGACACCGGTCACCGGCTGGCCGACGTGGCGGCGCGGACCGAGCTGCCGGTGGGGCGGAAGTCCTCGGTCTTCCCGACCCCCGCGCGGGCCGCCGTGGCGGCGACGACGTGGCAGGAGGCCAACGCCGCCAACCGTTCCGCCACCGGCAAGGGACTGAGCCACCAGGCGTTCAACCTGTGCGGGAAGGTCGCCGAGGTCGACGCGTGGGTCCGGGGCGGCCTCGGCCTGGTCGTGATCGAGGTCCACCCGGAGGTGTCCTTCACGGCGCTCGGGGCCGACACCCTCGCCTCGAAGAAGACGGCGGCGGGACGTGCGACCCGCGAGGCGGCGCTGCGTGCGGCCGGGATCGTCGTGCCCGCGGACCTGCGCGGCCCCGGCGTCGGCGCCGACGACGCCCTGGACGCCTGCGCGGTCGCGTGGACGGCGCTGCGGCACGCCCGGGGTGAGTCACGCACGCTGCCCGAGGTTGCCGAGCGGTTCTCCGACGGGCTGGCCGCCGCCATCCACGTCTGA